From a region of the Daphnia pulicaria isolate SC F1-1A chromosome 1, SC_F0-13Bv2, whole genome shotgun sequence genome:
- the LOC124320617 gene encoding proto-oncogene tyrosine-protein kinase ROS-like: MSLNHVVVYLFLSLTITIGQLSTTETCVDFCHVENYCILQCSSENSPDNSPNDLWCDASCRKEHCIGGCRQWDRALNSSCYAACNSTDGHTRGQTLYCLRGCNLAISSYVDEIKARMGRIAAPIPIAGSISNTSVTLEWKWNSTGLGWLHMSHAINVSIKWCHSQPEMCSTWEAVPNATGRSGQSLVTVNELRPYTNYRFRLVIVLASDREPLTSEESAPVLTLPSGLPSSPPVNLRAVVLDANRISISWDPPHYPNGPLVSYSLNIQEASSQNAADSYQGSQDVVANSRSYTFVHLKPNTTYVVSVAACNSVAGGVGPFASRPVTTYPLEKLGNDLKPYFLIVVDNKFIYRHEPGLIDYTKSPIHESPTNSITGLAVHARQGSLFMADDDGYVYELSLKSKSDVRNRWHVGKEIVHVVGLSVDWLFDRLYLLIENAEGTSWQISRCKLDGRESTYVVTDIAHKPSHFEVDPFNGFLVWAVNETDATGGLFIVDLAYLTDQPLSAAEVKTELDGPIRQIVKNVAISAFKADPINSRVFVMMNDVPTNRTIQAIPYSGSWPKTVRHSLRDAEDVSYMAYLDDVFYWINLGHSFFEEVDPKRDIHVHRFAPKAESSHTALVLCDIRSQPTPIPLTPIRNLEALFGSDSVYVRWDPPSTVSHRGRGAWQNWSYHIQIGDVQRDISVAENDINTTEIKLNVLRPNTTYSIVVQPATDYDRMRYAPLRPISSDSGHVVSISSYFFGKTLASGEELRPIYWATSDGAIYQSTSVGEDVREFSGLNFSLFPNREQKNRHGIKESVEVINMAWMNDSIYVVTNTNRVYHIDLPSRNITIMEGLEASSVATDWLSRKLYWSSTNRQTIGRCLADGSEPEWLPIIGRATSLAVHSTKGKLVWCTGHSVEGSFLNADERHIYWSSGLHSGNQALGMTIDYDKDQVYWLVKKLNGDSLLYRNNIDSSNSAPWINQIASSARGPLQYMSDRLIWLQDLQDKIIISDLNGTNTYQLNSPKQLRVSWFLPAHLPLSQSSARPTVIPDSVDASSILLKPMLDGGLVITWSPITNVNYGNVSYDIRVSYKDDNCTAVTVNARYTVPLHWKVSPYSEISISIRAFTVWGSANISDVILRSPPSTPEIPLKPRAFVSFIRNGSSVLTEVVIHFRWSPPAKSNGELTGYRIHFCHDGTPSDDCQDFDVSAGATEFIAPNLVMDDNYTFTVKAFTEIGYGPETRPLKVSTSVETPIPHLVIFTSNLLWLADLDNHASLNQSLAKRTISVPSPAVAVAFINHDRKIYWIDTQGDLYSHDLSSNDIKKIHHLNGTGQSLTIDWISRHAYWSQREMGVSSIYQLDLNKKADEDTIPRLVLRDPRMVRLVEVDPFTSRLIWVSDNHNGTGTLMTTDIRGGQNCLFLNNPQYCGSAGANNNSVYTPPLALQTISTVDWSDTNSPRLLWTAHNDDIWSSDLKGCHSAPELSSSEVKRTGRWPISSLAVDRTHFYWIDVKERRIHKMRRSLSIIERTTQSGSTSAFTSRSEVLVELVNVYKVLTFGTNFQPLPNIECLAPSSLPYSVKLVNSTHNGLTLSMPVPHRPAKCNGMTMPPPLYHLYYGPYVSNQTDGCRHHLNKCLNETSSNGVVVLRKLLSNTKYVVHVSIINHYWPVKNSLPNIVMESAVIFSTQAGAPSKPREVTAMPISPKSVRVQWLQPLSLNGINVTYSIHWLSENKFGPPIEGQTKVSEEGFKDQTGQLRYSTDITSLTADSVYAFTVNAYSTNGQSNKSDFATAKTFENPKPLSIKNITSSSISLEWKSPSTLNITRHTLLWSISKQGDWKELQQPIDTTADNLYDFDAFGLSPRTSYSFRLKLEYYPVKTYFFWPTDEDGLSLTTKGNVPDQPLTPRAQKIVDNLVELWWGPTATNGYPILRYLLEMRNVEDADFSSVRSKNETESGRSATHANSQSAWKPIYNGSDHFYVVPNLKSGIRYQFRVQAFNDMGASEVSESSPTFQMTSSNSSITMIVLVSALIAFCSVMFIFLFYVCKRTQFQGKKSSGTISHTTTGSEMTDLATLRELPRRESFIQQNNAIYGVGDGDVDQELALLPHIRFEDLLITKFLGRGAFGEVFEGTTCNLPGSNQYHTKVAVKTLRKGATDQEKGEFLKEAILMSQFKHKHILRLLGVCLDADPNFILLELMEGGDLLSFLRNNRPSLREPPVNSATCCQLGLLDLVSMCVDVAKGCCYLEELHFVHRDLAARNCLVSSRDPRFRVVKIGDFGLARDIYRNDYYRKEGEGLLPVRWMAPESLVDGVFTSQTDVWSFGVLLWEILTLGQQPYPARTNLQVLHFVRTGGRLDRPPNCPDSLFELMMSCWSYEPSTRPTFTKCLAELLNLQDKLQHSPFTAVHNGHYVGGDRLYQTDPWETNRDSVGSSESCSYLDQHSLEQGPAIYTNDIAAVLHGLVSPNARQTIGVNNVLHRLERCSSVRNPRDRHIGPPISIVRSNSTTEGSTQSMASAHGRYLELLRDPVIYHSSHGCNGGYEVPRNIRYGSRQIFTDANELLPRSHSSNSQVDDDLSDVTDESCLANESVCASIPSPTNTIHSTFGVTTMPSEMNHHL, encoded by the exons AACAGTCCGGACAATTCACCTAACGACTTGTGGTGTGATGCATCGTGTAGAAAGGAACAC TGCATTGGCGGTTGCCGCCAGTGGGACAGAGCCTTGAATTCCAGTTGCTATGCCGCCTGC AATTCTACCGATGGGCACACCCGAGGACAGACCCTCTATTGTTTGCGGGGATGCAACTTGGCCATCTCTTCTTACGTCGACGAAATCAAAG CTCGGATGGGGAGGATCGCGGCGCCGATTCCAATTGCCGGGTCGATTAGCAACACTTCGGTGACGCTGGAGTGGAAATGGAATTCGACGGGCCTGGGCTGGCTGCACATGAGCCACGCGATCAACGTTTCCATCAAATGGTGCCACTCTCAGCCCGAAATGTGCAGCACTTGGGAGGCCGTCCCTAACGCCACGGGACGGTCCGGCCAATCGCTGGTGACGGTGAACGAACTTCGACCCTACACCAACTATCGG TTTCGCCTAGTGATCGTCTTGGCCTCCGATCGGGAGCCGCTGACGTCCGAGGAATCAGCTCCCGTCCTGACGTTGCCCTCCGGTTTGCCCAGCTCGCCGCCCGTCAATCTCCGGGCCGTCGTCCTGGACGCCAACCGCATTTCCATCAGCTGGGACCCGCCGCACTATCCCAACGGACCGCTCGTGTCCTATTCTCTCAACATCCAAGAAGCCTCATCGCAAAATGCGGCCGACAGCTATCAAGGCTCTCAG GATGTTGTCGCAAACAGTCGCTCTTACACCTTCGTTCATCTCAAACCCAACACTACTTACGTTGTATCGGTGGCTGCGTGTAATTCTGTCGCCGGAGGCGTTGGCCCTTTCGCAAGCCGTCCGGTAACTACGTATCCGTTGGAAAAAC TTGGTAATGATTTGAAGCCATATTTCCTGATCGTCGTTGACAACAAGTTCATCTACCGCCACGAACCGGGGCTAATCGATTACACAAAATCGCCGATTCACGAAAGTCCGACCAACTCCATTacag GTCTGGCCGTTCACGCCCGTCAAGGTTCTTTGTTCATGGCCGACGACGATGGATACGTCTACGAGTTGAGTCTCAAGTCGAAATCGGACGTTCGAAACCGCTGGCACGTTGGCAAAGAAATCGTCCACGTCGTGGGACTCAGCGTCGATTGGCTCTTTGATCGTCTCTACTTGCTGATCGAGAACGCCGAAGGCACCAGCTGGCAAATCTCCCGCTGCAAATTGGATGGTCGCGAATCGACATATGTTGTGACTGATATCGCCCATAAACCGTCCCACTTTGAAGTTGATCCGTTCAACGG TTTCCTCGTATGGGCAGTCAACGAGACAGACGCAACTGGTGGTCTATTCATAGTCGATTTGGCTTATCTGACTGATCAGCCCTTATCGGCAGCCGAGGTTAAAACTGAACTGGACGGCCCAATTCGGCAAATCGTTAAAAACGTCGCCATTTCAGCTTTCAAAGCCGACCCCATCAATTCCCGTGTATTTGTCATGATGAACGACGTGCCAACCAACCGAACCATTCAAGCCATTCCTTACAGCGG GAGCTGGCCGAAAACCGTTCGGCATTCGTTGCGTGACGCGGAAGATGTCAGTTATATGGCATATCTGGACGACGTTTTCTATTGGATTAATCTCGGGCATTCGTTTTTCGAAGAAGTCGACCCCAAGAGGGACATCCATGTGCACCGGTTTGCCCCGAAAGCCGAAAGCAGCCACACAGCTCTCGTCCTCTGCGACATTCGAAGCCAACCGACTCCCATTCCACTGACGCCCATTCGCAATCTCGAAGCTCTTTTCGGCTCCGATTCCGTCTACGTCAGGTGGGACCCTCCGTCCACCGTCTCCCACAGAGGCAGAGGCGCCTGGCAGAACTGGTCCTACCACATCCAAATCGGCGACGTTCAACGGGACATTTCAGTGGCCGAAAACGACATCAACACCAccgaaatcaaattgaatgtCTTGCGCCCCAACACGACTTATTCGATTGTGGTCCAGCCGGCCACGGATTACGATCGTATGCGCTACGCTCCGCTTCGTCCCATCTCGTCCGATTCCGGTCACGTCGTGTCCATCAGCTCCTATTTCTTTGGCAAGACGCTGGCTAGCGGCGAAGAGCTGAGGCCAATATACTGGGCGACCAGTGACGGTGCCATTTACCAATCCACCTCAGTAGGAGAGGATGTCCGTGAATTTTCGGGTCTCAATTTTTCGCTTTTTCCCAATCGAGAACAGAAAAATCGCCATGGAATCAAAGAATCGGTAGAGGTCATCAATATGGCCTGGATGAACGACTCCATTTACGTCGTGACCAACACCAATAGGGTCTACCACATCGACTTACCTTCACGCAACATTACCATCATGGAGGGACTAGAGGCATCCAGTGTTGCCACCGATTGGCTTTCCCGTAAACTCTACTGGTCTTCTACTAACAGACAAACG ATTGGACGCTGTTTAGCCGACGGCAGTGAACCGGAATGGTTGCCAATCATCGGCCGGGCTACTTCTTTAGCTGTGCACTCCACCAAAGGGAAACTGGTCTGGTGTACCGGCCACTCGGTCGAAGGTAGTTTCCTTAACGCCGATGAGCGCCACATCTACTGGTCTTCGGGACTTCATTCAGGCAATCAAG ctttaGGAATGACCATAGATTACGATAAAGACCAAGTTTACTGGCTGGTGAAGAAACTCAACGGGGACTCACTTCTATACAGAAATAACATTGATTCCTCAAACAGCGCGCCATGGATTAACCAAATCGCATCATCGGCTAGAG GTCCATTGCAGTACATGTCAGATCGGTTAATTTGGCTTCAAGATTTGCAAGACAAGATCATCATCAGCGATCTGAATGGCACCAACACCTATCAACTAAACAGTCCCAAGCAGCTACGCGTCTCGTGGTTTCTTCCAGCGCATCTTCCTCTCTCGC aatctTCGGCTAGACCAACTGTCATTCCCGATTCCGTGGATGCATCGTCTATTCTGCTGAAACCAATGCTCGATGGAGGTCTGGTCATAACTTGGTCACCAATCACAAATGTCAATTATGGCAATGTCTCTTACGACATTCGCGTCAGCTACAAGGATGACAATTGCACTGCG GTGACTGTCAATGCTCGTTACACAGTGCCGTTGCACTGGAAGGTGTCCCCTTATTCTGAAATATCTATTTCAATCAGAGCATTCACCGTCTGGGGATCGGCAAACATTTCCGACGTCATTTTGAGATCACCACCTTCCACGCCGGAAATTCCTCTGAAACCCCGGGCTTTCGTCTCCTTCATTCGCAACGGGAGTAGCGTGTTAACT GAGGTGGTGATTCATTTCCGGTGGTCTCCTCCGGCCAAGTCGAACGGCGAACTCACTGGATACAGGATACATTTCTGTCACGATGGAACGCCTAGCGATGACTGCCAAGACTTCGACGTCTCCGCTGGCGCCACTGAATTTATTGCGCCCAATTTGGTGATGGATGATAATTACACTTTTACG GTTAAAGCCTTCACTGAAATCGGCTATGGACCAGAAACTCGACCACTAAAAGTATCGACCTCAGTTGAGACTCCGATTCCCCATTTGGTGATATTCACCTCGAACTTGTTGTGGTTGGCAGATTTGGACAACCACGCCTCTTTGAACCAATCTCTCG CTAAAAGAACCATCTCGGTGCCATCACCCGCAGTGGCAGTGGCGTTCATCAATCACGATCGTAAAATTTACTGGATCGACACCCAAGGCGATCTGTATTCTCACGACTTGAGCAGCAATGACATCAAGAAG ATTCATCACCTTAATGGGACTGGCCAGAGCTTAACCATTGACTGGATCAGCCGCCATGCCTACTGGTCACAAAGAGAAATGGGCGTTTCATCTATTTATCAACTGGATTTGAACAAAAAGGCCGACGAAGATACCATTCCTCGTCTTGTGCTGCGTGATCCCCGTATGGTTAGATTAGTTGAAGTCGACCCGTTCACCAG TCGGTTGATTTGGGTGTCGGACAACCACAACGGAACAGGAACATTAATGACAACGGACATTCGCGGTGGTCAAAATTGTCTCTTCTTAAACAACCCCCAGTACTGCGGCTCTGCTGGCGCTAACAACAACAGCGTTTACACTCCTCCATTGGCTTTGCAAACGATTTCGACTGTCGACTGGTCTGACACGAATAGCCCCCGTCTCTTGTGGACGGCCCACAACGACGATATCTGGTCTTCGGATTTGAAGGGTTGTCACTCGGCACCCGAGCTCAGCTCATCGGAAGTCAAACGAACTG GACGCTGGCCGATTTCCTCCTTGGCCGTAGATCGCACACATTTTTACTG GATCGATGTTAAGGAACGTCGAATACATAAGATGCGCCGCTCCTTATCCATCATTGAGCGCACGACGCAGTCCGGATCGACTAGTGCTTTCACCAGTCGTAGTGAAGTGCTGGTCGAGCTGGTCAATGTCTACAAGGTCTTGACCTTTGGAACCAACTTCCAGCCGCTTCCTA ataTCGAGTGTCTGGCTCCCAGCTCTTTGCCGTACAGTGTCAAATTGGTAAACAGCACCCACAACGGCCTCACGTTGTCGATGCCAGTTCCTCACAGGCCCGCAAAATGCAACGGAATGACTATGCCTCCGCCGCTTTATCATCTCTACTATGGCCCGTACGTGTCAAATCAGACAGACGGATGTCGACATCATCTAAATAAGTGCCTAAATGAG ACTAGTAGCAATGGCGTTGTAGTTTTGCGGAAACTCCTCTCGAACACCAAATATGTTGTGCACGTTAGCATCATTAACCACTACTGGCCAGTCAAAAATTCTTTGCCAAATATTGTGATGGAAAGCGCAGTTATATTCTCAACCCAAGCCGGAG CTCCTTCTAAGCCCAGAGAAGTCACCGCTATGCCGATCAGCCCCAAATCCGTTCGAGTACAGTGGCTTCAGCCGCTTTCCTTAAATGGCATCAATGTGACGTATTCCATTCATTGGTTgtcagaaaacaaatttggacCTCCCATCGAAGGACAAACGAAGGTATCTGAAGAAGGTTTCAAGGATCAGACGGGGCAGCTTCGATATTCCACGGATATTACTTCGCTTACTGCCGACAGCGTTTACGCATTCACA gtcAATGCTTATTCTACCAACGgtcaatcaaataaaagtgATTTCGCAACAGCCAAAACGTTCGAGAATCCCAAACCGCTTTcgataaaaaatattacatcTTCGTCAATATCTCTGGAATGGAAATCGCCAAGCACTCTAAATATCACCAG GCACACCCTTCTGTGGTCAATTTCGAAACAAGGAGATTGGAAAGAACTTCAACAGCCAATTGATACAACAGCCGACAATCTGTATGATTTTGACGCCTTCGGTTTGTCACCCAGGACTAGTTATTCCTTTCGCTTGAAACTTGAATATTACCCCGTGAAAACATATTTCTTTTG GCCGACCGACGAAGACGGCTTATCTCTGACTACCAAGGGAAATGTCCCGGATCAACCGCTCACACCCAGAGCGCAGAAAATCGTCGACAACCTAGTTGAGTTGTGGTGGGGACCCACGGCGACCAACGGCTATCCCATTCTGCGATATCTTCTGGAAATGAGGAATGTTGAGGATGCCGATTTCTCATCAGTTAGGagcaaaaatgaaacagaATCGGGAAGGTCTGCGACACATGCAAATTCTCAGTCTGCTTGGAAACCCATATATAACGGGTCAG ATCACTTCTACGTAGTACCTAACCTTAAATCAGGTATTAGGTATCAGTTCCGGGTACAGGCATTCAACGACATGGGTGCGAGTGAAGTCAGTGAATCTAGTCCCACTTTTCAAATGACTTCAAGCAACTCCAGCATTACCATGATTGTTTTAGTCTCAGCTCTGATAGCTTTCTGCTCGGTCATGTTCATCTTTCTCTTCTATG TTTGTAAACGAACCCAATTTCAAGGCAAGAAATCTAGTGGAACCATCTCTCATACCACCACAGGGTCAGAAATGACTGACTTGGCCACACTGCGGGAGCTTCCGCGGAGGGAAAGCTTTATTCAGCAGAATAATGCTATTTATGGTGTCGGCGATGGCGATGTAGATCAAGAGTTGGCTTTGCTGCCTCACATTCGCTTTGAAGACCTACTTATCACCAAATTTCTTGGAAGAGGCGCCTTTGGTGAAGTTTTCGAAGGCACTACATGCAACTTACCGGGTTCGAATCAGTACCACACGAAAGTGGCTGTCAAG ACTCTACGCAAGGGAGCTACTGATCAAGAGAAAGGCGAATTCCTTAAAGAAGCCATACTAATGAGCCAATTTAAACACAAACACATTTTAAGACTCCTGGGCGTTTGTTTGGATGCTGATCCCAATTTCATCTTGCTGGAGCTAATGGAAGGCGGCGACCTTCTCTCTTTCCTGCGAAATAATCGACCGTCTCTTCGTGAACCGCCGGTcaacagcgccacctgttgcCAGTTGGGATTGCTGGACTTGGTTTCCATGTGTGTCGACGTAGCCAAGGGATGCTGTTACCTGGAAGAACTGCATTTTGTCCACCGAGATCTTGCCGCTAGAAATTGCCTGGTCTCTAGTCGCGACCCTCGCTTTCGAGTTGTTAAAATTGGCGACTTTGGCCTGGCTCGCGATATTTACCGCAACGATTATTATCGGAAGGAAGGCGAAGGACTCTTGCCAGTCAG GTGGATGGCTCCTGAATCGTTAGTAGACGGGGTATTTACAAGCCAAACAGATGTTTGGTCGTTTGGTGTGCTGCTATGGGAAATCCTAACACTTGGCCAGCAACCCTATCCTGCTCGAACTAACCTTCAAGTTTTACACTTCGTGCGAACTGGTGGTCGGCTCGATCGACCACCCAACTGCCCCGATTCTCT GTTTGAACTAATGATGAGCTGCTGGTCCTATGAACCCTCCACCCGTCCGACATTCACTAAGTGCCTTGCGGAATTATTAAATCTTCAGGACAAACTACAACATTCACCTTTCACTGCCGTGCACAACGGTCATTACGTCGGAGGCGATCGACTTTACC AAACGGATCCATGGGAAACAAATCGCGATTCCGTGGGATCGAGCGAGTCGTGTTCTTACCTTGACCAGCATTCCTTGGAACAAGGACCAGCAATCTACACCAACGATATAGCGGCAGTGCTTCATGGTCTAGTGAGCCCTAACGCAAGGCAAACTATTGGTGTCAATAATGTGCTGCATCGTTTGGAACGGTGCTCGTCGGTCCGAAATCCGAGGGATCGACACATTGGCCCTCCCATATCAATCGTCCGGTCCAATTCTACAACGGAAGGTTCAACTCAATCGATGGCCAGTGCACACGGTCGCTATTTGGAACTGCTCAGAGATCCGGTGATTTATCACAGCAGCCACGGGTGCAACGGTGGCTACGAAGTGCCTCGCAATATTCGCTACGGATCTCGACAGATATTTACGGATGCAAACGAGCTGTTACCGCGCTcacacagcagcaacagtcaAGTCGATGACGATCTGAGTGATGTGACGGACGAGAGTTGCTTGGCCAACGAAAGCGTGTGTGCAAGTATACCTTCGCCTACCAACACCATTCACTCAACTTTTGGTGTTACAACGATGCCTTCCGAAATGAATCATCATTTATAA
- the LOC124348980 gene encoding Bloom syndrome protein homolog, with the protein MLSPLTCESLQKNGVAVVLLNELLVLKSQHTKLFFDFCDLNCLGESATDTFDATFINGDPAPKTDLIFHLKRFGISELRVKQPLVVEALLAKKDCLALMPTGEGKSLWFQLPAIVDSGVTVVISPLISLMVDQVFHLKKLGVIYIKLLYLTPERIVNALEDTRNNRLKSMLKSLFKRQKLARFVVDEAHCVPQWGHEFRSHYLKLCILKSLFPTVSIVALTATATPQTRLEIKNLLNLHNPCEIFISIFLVNTTRDNLKFIILHKTSKKGAIADIINKLEKGFAQQSGIIYCFSRDDCELLASQLVDVGIPADFYHSKLSEVGKTQAYFKWMEGVTLVMCVTLSFGMGIDKRNVRFVIRVIPSKLEFFRRGKK; encoded by the exons ATGTTATCTCCTCTCACATGCGAATCGTTACAAAAAAACGGTGTTGCTGTAGTCCTGCTCAACGAGCTGTTGGTTTTAAAATCGCAGCACACCAAGTTGTTTTTCGACTTTTGTGATTTGAATTGTTTGGGTGAAAGTGCCACCGATACTTTCGATGCAACATTTATTAACGGGGATCCGGCACCGAAgactgatttgatttttcatctgAAACGGTTTGGCATAAGTGAACTTAGGGTAAAACAGCCTTTGGTTGTCGAAGCTCTGCTAGCCAAAAAGGACTGTCTTGCTTTAATGCCCACTGGTGAAGGGAAATCCTTGTGGTTTCAATTACCTGCGATTGTCGACTCTGGGGTCACGGTGGTAATTTCTCCGTTGATTTCCTTGATGGTTGATCAAGTGTTTCATTTGAAGAAACTGGGGGTAATTT aCATCAAACTACTGTATCTCACCCCAGAACGGATTGTTAATGCTCTTGAGGATACTCGTAATAATAGGTTAAAGTCCATGCTCAAGTCGTTGTTTAAGAGGCAGAAGCTGGCACGTTTCGTGGTTGACGAGGCTCACTGTGTTCCTCAATGGGGACATGAATTTCG TTCGCATTACCTCAAGTTGTGCATTTTGAAATCACTATTTCCAACAGTGAGCATAGTTGCTTTAACTGCCACAGCGACCCCTCAAACTAGATTAGAGATCAAAAATTTGCTTAACCTACATAATCCGTGcgagatttttatttcaatttttcttgtcaatacgact CGtgacaatttgaaattcataatTCTCCACAAGACTTCAAAGAAAGGCGCTATCGCAGATATAATCAACAAGTTGGAAAAGGGCTTTGCCCAGCAAAGCGGCATAATATATTGTTTCTCCAGGGACGATTGTGAACTTCTTGCGAGCCAACTCGTCGACGTTGGCATACCGGCCGACTTTTACCATTCGAAATTATCAGAGGTCGGCAAAACCCAAGCGTACTTCAAATGGATGGAAGGTGTAACTCTG gtgatGTGTGTCACCTTATCTTTTGGCATGGGCATTGACAAAAGAA aTGTCCGTTTTGTGATTCGGGTCATTCCATCCAAACTCGAATTTTTTCGTcgcggaaaaaaatag